A stretch of Girardinichthys multiradiatus isolate DD_20200921_A chromosome 20, DD_fGirMul_XY1, whole genome shotgun sequence DNA encodes these proteins:
- the hcfc1a gene encoding host cell factor 1a — MTKSERSWKQVMSVPGSAVSGTTPSVLQPRWKRVLGWSGPVPRPRHGHRAVAIKELMVVFGGGNEGIVDELHVYNTATNQWFIPAVRGDIPPGCAAYGFVCDGTRLLVFGGMVEYGKYSNDLYELQASRWEWKKLKAKNPKNGPPPCPRLGHSFSLVGNKCYLFGGLANDSEDPKNNIPRYLNDLYTLELRPGSSVVGWDIPITYGVLPPPRESHTAVVYTEKTTRKSRLIIYGGMSGCRLGDLWTLDIDTLTWNKPSVGGTAPLPRSLHSATTITNKMYVFGGWVPLVMDDVKVATHEKEWKCTNTLACLNLDSMCWETVLMDTLEDNIPRARAGHCAVAINSRLYVWSGRDGYRKAWNNQVCCKDLWYLETERPHAPARVQLVRANTNSLEVSWGAVSTADTYLLQLQKYDIPATPAAASPATCATPSQPVNSPKSPAPAAAAPSAQSLPQTAILKVAAQQSATGASVVTVRPSQPGKSPVTVTSLPPGVRMVVPTQTTQGSPIGSSPQMSGMAALAAAAAATQKIPPSSGGTVLSVPAGATILKTVAVSPGTTTVKMASPVMVSNPATRMLKTAAAQVGTGTASSPTTTRPIITVHKSGAVTVAQQAQVVTTVVGGVTKTITLVKSPLTMGSSGTLISNLGKMMSVVQTKPVQTSAVTGQASTNPLTQILQTKGPLPAGTILKLVTSADGKPTTIITTSQAGGTGNKPTILNISGVSPTTTKQGTTIIKTIPMSAIMTQPGATGVTSSAGMKTPITILTTKVMTTGTPGKIITAVPKLTTAAGQQGLTQVVLKGAPGQPGTILRTVPMSTVGGVRLVTPVTVSSVKPTVTTLVVKGTTGVTTLGTVTGTVSTSLGGATADSSSASLVTPITTLANIATMSSQVINPTAITVSAAQTSLASTSTLPSSTMTAQNQPTQVTLITTPSGVEAQPVQDLPVSILASPTSEQPSSTEAGATGDGSGTVTLVCSNPPCETHETGTTNTATTSSATIGAGQVCSNPPCETHETGTTNTATTASSNMSALRVCSNPPCETHETGTTNTATTASSNMGRTQQVCSNPPCETHETGTTNTATTASSNMGRTQQVCSNPPCETHETGTTNTATTASSNMGRTQQVCSNPPCETHETGTTNTATTASSNMGRTQQVCSNPPCETHETGTTNPATTASSNMGGTQQVCSNPPCETHVTGTTNTATQASSSMNAGETGTVQSADSNPPCETGTTNTPSTATSSMGEDQTSTTTSQVHRICSNPPYETHETGTTNTATTATCNMETGEGTATQQTEEGAEGTSTTEEAATTAATSVATTTQGRAITTVTQSTPAPGPSVPSISSITEGASTAASTTEEPMQTEEPASAEAAPAEEPAAAMETQAEGEAAAATALNLPSELMSEGQGTTLMVTGLSDEELAVTAAAEAAAQAAATEEAQALAIQAVLQAAQQAVMNEGDTSGESQQPTNIPIMLTQQELAALVQQQQQLQEAHAAAQQASVDTSMPTEGLAPADSLNDPSVESNGHNEMAASVTSAVATLLPRTTAETLAPSSTFAPSISVASPAKLQAAATLAEVANGIEGEKQAPQPTPVKPVVKKENQWFDVGIVKVTNMVVTHFYVPADDSHGDDDSGAVPDYNQMKKMELQPGTAYKFRVAGINACGRGTFSEISAFKTCLPGFPGAPCAIKISKSPDGAHLTWEPPSVTSGKIIEYSVYLAIQSSQTAEAKASTPAQLAFMRVYCGPNPSCLVQSSSLSNAHIDYTTKPAIIFRIAARNEKGYGPATQVRWLQESGKDASSAKPAPKRPGTSPDTKTTGPKKARTDQ; from the exons atgaCAAAGTCTGAGAGGTCTTGGAAAC AAGTCATGTCTGTCCCCGGTTCCGCGGTGTCTGGGACCACTCCGTCGGTTCTGCAGCCGCGATGGAAGCGGGTCCTCGGATGGTCCGGTCCGGTCCCTCGGCCCCGGCACGGACACAGAGCTGTGGCTATAAAGGAGTTGATGGTTGTTTTTGGAGGTGGAAACGAAGGAATTGTTGATGAGTTACATGTATACAACACAG CTACAAACCAGTGGTTTATCCCAGCCGTCCGTGGTGATATCCCTCCGGGTTGTGCTGCCTATGGTTTTGTATGTGATGGAACACGGTTGCTGGTGTTTGGTGGGATGGTGGAATATGGAAAATACAGCAACGATCTCTATGAACTACAG GCCAGCAGATGGGAATGGAAAAAACTAAAAGCCAAAAATCCGAAAAACGGTCCCCCGCCTTGTCCTCGACTTGGTCATAGCTTTTCACTTGTTGGTAACAAATGCTACTTGTTCGGTGGTTTGGCCAATGATAGCGAAGATCCTAAAAACAACATTCCCAG aTACCTAAATGATCTGTACACACTCGAGCTTCGTCCAGGTTCTAGTGTGGTTGGGTGGGATATTCCCATCACATATGGAGTTCTGCCTCCTCCTCGTGAGAGTCACACCGCTGTGGTGTACACAGAAAAGACGACCAGGAAGTCTCGCTTGATCATCTATGGAGGAATGAGCGGTTGTCGTCTTGGGGATCTGTGGACGCTTGATATTG ATACTCTAACGTGGAACAAACCTTCAGTCGGTGGTACAGCACCTCTTCCACGAAGTCTTCACTCTGCTACCACAATCACAAACAA GATGTATGTTTTTGGCGGATGGGTTCCTTTGGTAATGGATGATGTCAAAGTGGCCACACACGAGAAAGAGTGGAAATGCACAAATACTCTCGCTTGCCTAAATCTCG ACTCTATGTGTTGGGAAACGGTGTTGATGGATACTCTTGAAGATAACATCCCAAGGGCCCGTGCTGGTCACTGCGCTGTGGCCATCAATTCCAGGCTCTATGTTTGGAGCGGCCGTGATGGGTATCGTAAAGCATGGAACAACCAAGTCTGTTGTAAAGACCTTTGGTACCTGGAAACAG AGCGACCCCATGCTCCTGCCAGGGTCCAGTTAGTCCGTGCCAACACAAACTCTCTGGAAGTTAGCTGGGGTGCAGTTTCCACAGCCGACACGTACTTGCTGCAGCTGCAAAAGTATGACATCCCTGCAACCCCAGCAGCTGCCTCACCTGCTACATGTGCAACCCCTTCACAACCTGTCAACTCTCCAAAGAGCCCTGCACCAGCTGCTGCAGCACCCTCCGCCCAGAGTTTACCACAGACAG CTATTTTAAAAGTTGCAGCTCAACAGTCTGCCACTGGTGCATCTGTTGTCACAGTTCGCCCGAGCCAGCCTGGGAAATCCCCCGTCACCGTGACATCCCTTCCTCCGGGTGTTCGGATGGTAGTTCCTACCCAAACCACCCAAGGATCG CCTATTGGAAGTAGCCCTCAGATGAGTGGCATGGCAGCTttagctgctgcagctgcagccaCGCAGAAGATCCCGCCCTCTTCTGGTGGCACCGTTCTCAGTGTTCCTGCAGGTGCCACCATTCTCAAAACAGTTGCGGTTTCCCCTGGAACCACCACAGTGAAAATGGCTTCTCCTGTAATG GTGAGTAACCCAGCCACCCGTATGCTAAAAACGGCTGCAGCCCAGGTGGGCACTGGAACTGCATCATCTCCCACTACTACCAGACCAATCATCACTGTGCACAAGTCTGGGGCTGTCACAGTGGCTCAACAGGCCCAGGTGGTTACCACTGTGGTGGGAGGAGTCACAAAGACCATCACCCTGGTCAAGAGTCCCCTCACCATGGGCAGCAGTGGTACATTG ATCTCCAACCTTGGCAAGATGATGTCTGTGGTACAAACCAAGCCAGTGCAGACATCAGCTGTCACAGGCCAGGCTTCCACTAACCCTCTCACACAGATCTTACAG ACAAAGGGTCCCCTCCCAGCAGGCACCATCCTTAAACTGGTAACTTCTGCAGATGGCAAGCCTACAACAATCATCACAACGTCCCAGGCAGGAGGCACAGGAAACAAGCCTACGATCCTCAACATAAGTGGCGTCTCACCTACTACTACTAAGCAGGGGACCACCATCATTAAGACAATTCCCATGTCGGCCATCATGACCCAGCCTGGAGCTACAG GCGTTACAAGCAGCGCAGGTATGAAAACACCAATAACAATCCTTACCACCAAGGTAATGACCACTGGAACTCCTGGTAAAATTATCACTGCTGTGCCCAAACTGACCACTGCAGCCGGGCAACAGGGACTGACACAG GTGGTATTAAAGGGGGCTCCAGGACAGCCTGGTACTATTTTGCGCACTGTGCCCATGAGCACAGTAGGCGGTGTTCGTCTTGTTACTCCAGTGACGGTCTCTTCTGTTAAGCCCACTGTTACCACTCTGGTTGTCAAGGGGACTACTG GAGTTACTACTCTTGGCACGGTCACCGGGACGGTGTCCACAAGCCTGGGAGGAGCCACAGCTGACAGTTCCAGTGCCTCATTGGTGACACCAATCACCACACTGGCAAACATTGCCACCATGTCCAGCCAGGTGATCAACCCAACAGCCATAACAGTGTCGGCTGCTCAGACTAGTCTGGCTTCTACTTCTACACTGCCTTCCTCTACAATGACAGCACAG AACCAGCCCACCCAGGTTACTCTGATCACAACCCCCAGTGGTGTTGAAGCCCAGCCAGTGCAAGATCTACCTGTATCCATTCTGGCTTCTCCAACCTCTGAACAGCCCAGCTCCACTGAGGCTGGAGCAACTGGAGATGGCTCTGGAACTGTCACCTTGGTCTGCTCTAACCCACCCTGCGAGACCCACGAGACCGGAACCACCAACACAGCGACCACCTCCTCTGCTACAATTGGAGCAGGACAGGTCTGCTCCAACCCACCCTGTGAGACCCACGAGACAGGAACCACCAACACTGCCACAACAGCATCTTCAAACATGTCTGCGTTACGCGTGTGCTCCAACCCCCCCTGTGAGACCCATGAAACGGGGACCACAAACACAGCTACTACAGCTTCATCCAACATGGGAAGAACCCAGCAGGTGTGCTCCAACCCCCCCTGTGAGACCCATGAAACGGGGACCACAAACACAGCTACTACAGCTTCATCCAACATGGGAAGAACCCAGCAGGTGTGCTCCAACCCCCCCTGTGAGACCCATGAAACGGGGACCACAAACACAGCTACTACAGCTTCATCCAACATGGGAAGAACCCAGCAGGTGTGCTCCAACCCCCCCTGTGAGACCCATGAAACGGGGACCACAAACACAGCTACTACAGCTTCATCCAACATGGGAAGAACCCAGCAGGTGTGCTCCAACCCCCCCTGTGAGACCCATGAAACGGGGACCACAAACCCAGCTACTACAGCTTCATCCAACATGGGAGGAACCCAGCAGGTGTGTTCAAACCCCCCCTGTGAGACCCATGTGACGGGCACCACCAACACGGCGACACAAGCTTCATCCAGCATGAACGCAGGGGAGACGGGCACTGTGCAGAGCGCAGACTCAAATCCACCCTGCGAAACGGGGACGACCAACACTCCATCCACAGCGACCTCCAGCATGGGAGAGGACCAGACCAGCACAACCACAAGCCAAGTCCACAGGATTTGCTCCAACCCACCATATGAAACGCATGAGACTGGGACCACCAACACTGCCACCACTGCTACCTGCAACATGGAGACAGGCGAAGGCACAG CTACCCAGCAGACAGAGGAAGGAGCAGAAGGAACAAGCACCACAGAGGAAGCTGCTACCACTGCAGCTACTAGTGTAGCTACCACCACCCAAGGCAGAGCCATCACCACTGTCACTCAGTCCACACCTGCCCCTGGGCCCTCAGTCCCT TCAATTTCATCAATAACAGAAGGAGCAAGTACTGCAGCCAGCACCACAGAGGAGCCGATGCAGACTGAAGAACCTGCATCAGCAGAAGCTGCACCTGCCGAGGAGCCTGCTGCCGCTATGGAGACACAAGCAGAG GGAGAAGCAGCAGCTGCGACAGCCTTGAACCTGCCCTCAGAGCTGATGTCCGAGGGCCAGGGGACCACACTGATGGTGACGGGGCTGTCGGACGAAGAATTGGCTGTAACTGCTGCAGCTGAGGCTGCTGCTCAGGCTGCAGCCACAGAAGAAGCCCAGGCCCTTGCCATCCAGGCTGTTCTCCAGGCAGCTCAACAAGCCGTAATGA ATGAAGGTGATACTTCTGGAGAAAGCCAGCAGCCCACCAACATCCCCATCATGCTGACCCAGCAGGAGCTAGCAGCATtggtccagcagcagcagcagctgcaggaagCTCATGCTGCAGCACAGCAGGCCTCTGTGGACACCAGCATGCCCACTGAGGGCCTCGCACCTGCCGACAGCCTCAATGACCCGTCTGTTGAAAGTAATGGACACAATGAAATGGCTGCCTCGGTCACTAGCGCTGTGGCAACCCTTCTACCACGCACCACTGCTGAGA CACTGGCTCCATCAAGTACGTTCGCGCCGTCTATATCAGTAGCAAGTCCAGCCAAGCTGCAGGCTGCAGCCACGCTCGCAGAGGTGGCCAATGGCATTGAGGGAGAG AAACAAGCCCCTCAGCCAACTCCAGTGAAGCCTGTTGTTAAAAAGGAGAATCAGTGGTTTGATGTTGGAATTGTAAAAGTGACAAATATGGTTGTCACTCACTTCTATGTGCCAGCAGATGATTCTCATGGAGAT GATGATTCTGGCGCTGTACCGGACTACAATCAGATGAAGAAAATGGAGCTGCAGCCTGGCACGGCGTACAAGTTCCGTGTAGCTGGAATCAACGCTTGTGGTCGTGGAACATTTTCTGAGATATCTGCTTTCAAGACCTGCCTACCTGGGTTCCCAGGGGCCCCATGTGCCATCAAAATTAGCAAG AGTCCAGATGGTGCCCACCTGACCTGGGAGCCGCCTTCAGTGACGTCAGGGAAAATCATTGAGTACTCTGTGTACCTGGCCATCCAGAGCAGCCAGACAGCTGAGGCCAAGGCCTCCACCCCGGCCCAGCTAGCCTTCATGCGAGTGTACTGTGGACCCA